The Lates calcarifer isolate ASB-BC8 linkage group LG6, TLL_Latcal_v3, whole genome shotgun sequence genome includes a region encoding these proteins:
- the LOC108889475 gene encoding probable G-protein coupled receptor 139 — MTQLTLMLSSANIITFLIIWRRNCMLSKSSTLYLMAISVADSLVLIFIVVLELSVKYHQQEPFWSYEPWCSLRDIFNYGAYNASTWLVVVFTVERFVAIHTWKMKTKICTPRCAAWTITAIFVFSHLFAIPHFWSNTSVYVNNKTRCIYNPEAPSQFIHTLVWFQTLQAYIFPFLIILTLNGLTLRLISLSNRVHITTDLTSRANKVMPLLRSRKRKSVVLLVTVSMSFMLLSVTRAITQIILRTTPMYTCDRNDYNLQINIAADTGTMLSLSNAAANMYLYVCTQSKFRQEFLACVRQVSFYCKTKL; from the coding sequence ATGACTCAACTGACACTAATGCTTTCCTCAGCCAACATCATCACCTTTCTGATCATCTGGAGGAGGAACTGCATGCTTTCCAAGTCCAGCACTCTCTATCTTATGGCCATTTCTGTGGCTGACAGCCTTGTTCTGATCTTCATTGTGGTTCTTGAGCTTTCTGTGAAGTACCACCAGCAGGAGCCATTTTGGAGTTATGAGCCGTGGTGCAGCCTGAGGGACATTTTTAACTACGGAGCCTACAACGCCTCAACGTGGCTGGtggttgtgtttacagttgAGCGCTTTGTCGCCATCCACACgtggaaaatgaaaactaaaatcTGCACCCCGAGATGTGCAGCATGGACTATTACAGCCATCTTCGTCTTCAgtcacctttttgccattccTCACTTCTGGTCTAATACCTCAGTCTATGTGAACAACAAGACCAGATGTATTTACAACCCAGAGGCCCCATCTCAGTTCATTCACACCCTGGTTTGGTTTCAAACACTGCAAGCCTACATATTCCCCTTCCTCATTATCCTCACACTCAACGGGCTGACTCTGCGCCTCATCTCTCTCAGCAATCGGGTTCATATCACCACAGATTTGACTTCTAGGGCCAACAAAGTCATGCCTCTGCTGCGCTCCAGAAAGAGAAAATCTGTGGTGCTTCTAGTGACTGTGTCTATGAGTTTCATGCTGCTGTCTGTTACCCGTGCTATAACTCAGATCATCCTCCGCACGACTCCTATGTACACCTGTGATCGCAATGATTACAACCTTCAGATAAATATAGCAGCAGACACTGGCACCATGCTGAGCCTGAGCAATGCAGCAGCTAACATGTACCTGTACGTCTGCACCCAATCCAAGTTTCGCCAAGAGTTCTTAGCTTGTGTCAGACAAGTGTCCTTctactgcaaaacaaaactctAA
- the eif2d gene encoding eukaryotic translation initiation factor 2D: MFAKPFRVKSNTVIKGSDRRKLKADISAAFPSLSADELSELVPNKEELNVVKIYAHKGDAVTLYVLHKNPLFFELEKRLYPTVYVLWRYPALLPTFRTWPPVLQKMIGGADLMLPGVVVPSSGLPDVKQGDCCAVTVVSNRAPVAVGTAAVSSAEMHSSGMKGRGVCVLHTYMDNLWAFGDKSGPPSLPDAESEGQGVYGDGCEADEEEEEKEEVEKCVEEEWGSGKTVTDQVCSGTEELSLAEQEEEKGEKGNEEEEETQDDLKTPQEIMDTLLVQCFLHALKSKVKKSELPLLTSTFLRNHMFSCCPSGKQLDIKKSSYKKLSKFLHTMQQQHNLVRVKELTKGVESIVEVDWKNPELRSFSVPEEMDSEAAPVQDEGEGQTPYHPPEITTLYSVSARLEPLFLDANKRKGTILQPAEVRSIVTEYVKKNELVDENNKNYVTINPTLCDCLLEKSEYQEIESLKWDDLFSRTLGRMQECYQAVFPGQAPIIKKGHIEPIDISVASRGSNKKVTLIKNLEVYHLDPAVVATALQHRVQASSVLQPIPGAKDKVMVQIQGNQIHQVGSLLLDHYQIPRKYIQGLDKALKGGKKK; encoded by the exons ATGTTTGCCAAACCGTTCCGTGTTAAATCCAACACCGTGATCAAAGGATCAGACAG GAGAAAGCTCAAAGCTGACATATCTGCAGcctttccctcactctctgcTGATGAGCTGTCAGAACTGGTCCCCAACAAGGAAGAATTAAATGTAGTGAAAATTTATGCACATAAGGGAGATGCTGTGACACTTTATGTTCTGCACAAAAATCCACTGTTCTTTGAACTGGAGAAACGACTCTATCCTACAG tgtatGTGCTTTGGCGTTATCCTGCTCTCTTGCCAACATTCAGGACATGGCCCCCAGTGCTTCAGAAGATGATTGGAGGGGCAG ATCTCATGCTGCCAGGCGTAGTGGTGCCTTCAAGTGGTCTCCCAGATGTGAAACAGGGTGACTGCTGTGCTGTTACAGTAGTGAGCAATAG AGCTCCTGTTGCAGTCGGCACAGCTGCAGTGTCCAGTGCAGAGATGCACAGTTCGGGCATGAAAggaagaggagtgtgtgttctcCACACATACATGGATAATCTCTG GGCTTTTGGAGACAAGTCAGGTCCTCCATCTTTACCAGATGCAGAAAGTGAAGGCCAAGGGGTGTACGGAGATGGATGTGAggctgatgaggaggaggaagaaaaggaggaggttgagaagtgtgtggaggaggagtggggtTCCGGCAAAACGGTCACAGACCAAGTCTGTTCTGGTACTGAGGAGCTGAGCCTGgctgagcaggaggaagagaagggtgAAAAGGgcaatgaggaggaggaggagactcaGGATGACCTTAAAACGCCACAAG AGATAATGGACACCCTACTAGTACAGTGTTTTCTGCACGCTCTTAAGAGCAAGGTGAAGAAGTCAGAGCTCCCTCTGCTGACCAGTACATTTCTACGCAACCACATGTTCTCCTGCTG ccCAAGTGGAAAGCAACTTGATATCAAGAAATCCAGCTATAAAAAG CTGTCCAAGTTTCTTCACACcatgcaacagcagcacaaccttGTGAGAGTGAAAGAACTGACCAAGGGTGTGGAGAGCATTGTGGAGGTGGACTGGAAAAATCCAGA ACTGCGCTCCTTCAGTGTTCCAGAGGAGATGGACAGTGAGGCGGCTCCGGTGCAGGATGAAGGGGAAGGACAAACTCCCTACCATCCTCCTGAGATCACAACTCTGTACTCTGTGTCTGCTCGGCTGGAGCCTCTCTTTTTGGATGCAAAcaagag GAAAGGAACAATCCTGCAACCAGCTGAAGTGAGAAGTATTGTCACAGAGTATGTAAAGAAGAATGAACTGGtggatgaaaataataaaaa TTACGTGACCATAAACCCCACTCTGTGTGACTGCTTGCTGGAGAAATCAGAGTACCAGGAGATTGAGTCTCTCAAGTGGGATGACCTCTTTAGCAG GACGTTGGGAAGAATGCAGGAGTGCTATCAAGCTGTGTTCCCTGGACAAGCGCCCATAATAAAGAAGGGCCACATTGAGCCCATAGACATCTCTGTGGCTTCTCGAGGCTCCAATAAGAAG GTGACTCTAATAAAGAACCTGGAAGTGTACCATTTGGATCCAGCAGTCGTGGCCACTGCTTTGCAGCACAGAGTTCAGGCCAGCTCTGTATTACAGCCCATCCCTGGGGCTAAGGATAAAGTCATGGTCCAGATCCAAGGCAACCAGATTCACCAAGTTGGCAGTTTGCTGTTAG ATCACTATCAAATCCCCCGCAAGTACATCCAAGGACTAGACAAAGCTCTAAAAGGTGGCAAGAAGAAGTAG